A region from the Rheinheimera mangrovi genome encodes:
- a CDS encoding alkene reductase yields MPTLFDAITLGDLTLKNRIVMAPLTRCRADEGRVPNAMMAEYYTQRSGAGLILSEATAVTPMGVGYPDTPGIWSEAQTEGWKLVTDAVHKAGSRIFLQLWHVGRISDPSYLAGEKPVAPSALRPAGHVSLVRPMKNYEEPRALTLSEIKDVVEAFRLGAVNAKAAGFDGVLIHGANGYLLDQFLQDSTNLRDDEYGGSVENRARLMLEITDACIDVWGKDRVAMHLAPRMDAHDMGDSNRTATFGYVATELGKRGIAFISTREHPAEDSITPLIKQLFGGSVIANEKFSKAEANAWLAEGKADAIAFGIPFIANPDLPKRLETDAPLNQPRPELFYGKGPVGYTDYPALG; encoded by the coding sequence ATGCCAACTTTATTTGATGCCATCACCCTGGGTGATTTAACCCTGAAAAACCGTATTGTCATGGCGCCTTTAACCCGTTGCCGTGCTGACGAAGGCCGAGTGCCTAACGCCATGATGGCTGAATACTATACCCAGCGCAGCGGCGCAGGTTTGATTTTATCCGAGGCCACAGCAGTGACCCCTATGGGTGTCGGCTACCCTGATACACCAGGTATTTGGTCTGAAGCTCAGACTGAAGGCTGGAAATTGGTGACAGATGCAGTACACAAAGCGGGCAGCCGTATTTTCCTGCAGCTGTGGCATGTAGGCCGCATTTCTGATCCTAGTTATTTAGCGGGCGAAAAACCTGTAGCACCCAGTGCGTTGCGCCCGGCCGGCCATGTTAGTCTGGTACGTCCAATGAAAAACTATGAAGAGCCGCGGGCTTTAACTTTAAGCGAAATTAAAGACGTTGTTGAAGCTTTCCGCCTGGGTGCAGTCAATGCCAAAGCTGCAGGTTTTGACGGAGTGTTGATCCACGGTGCCAATGGTTACTTGCTTGACCAATTCCTGCAGGACAGCACCAACTTACGTGATGACGAATACGGTGGTTCTGTAGAAAACCGCGCCCGTTTAATGCTGGAAATCACAGACGCTTGTATCGACGTCTGGGGTAAAGACAGAGTCGCCATGCATTTAGCACCTCGTATGGACGCTCACGATATGGGCGATTCGAACCGCACCGCTACTTTTGGTTATGTAGCCACTGAACTGGGCAAACGTGGTATTGCTTTTATCTCTACCCGCGAACATCCGGCAGAAGACAGCATTACACCACTGATTAAACAGCTGTTTGGTGGCTCTGTGATTGCGAATGAAAAATTCAGCAAAGCAGAAGCCAATGCATGGTTAGCAGAAGGCAAAGCCGACGCTATCGCCTTTGGTATTCCGTTTATTGCCAACCCGGATTTACCGAAACGCCTGGAAACCGATGCACCATTAAACCAGCCACGACCAGAGCTATTTTATGGCAAAGGCCCGGTAGGTTACACAGACTACCCAGCTTTAGGCTAA
- the fusA gene encoding elongation factor G — protein MTMSADLSLYRNIGIFAHVDAGKTTTTERILKLTGKIHKIGEVHEGESTTDFMVQEAERGITIQSAAVTCFWKGHRFNVIDTPGHVDFTVEVYRSLKVLDGGIGVFCGSGGVEPQSETNWRYANDAKVSRLIFVNKLDRIGADFIRVTEQVKNVLGAQPLIMTLPIGREDTFVGVVDLLSEKAFVWDDSGQPENYKVVDIPADMADDVAMYREQLIETAVEQDDDLLMAYMEGEMPTVEQVKACIRKGTRELAFFPTYCGSAFKNKGMQLLLDAVVDYLPSPTEVNPQPLTDEEGNETGEFAIVSADEPFRALAFKIMDDRFGALTFIRIYSGVLNKGDTLLNSFTGKTERIGRMVEMNANDRTDLTTAQAGDIIALVGLKNNTQTGHTLCDPKVPCTLEPMIFPEPVISISVTPKDKGSVEKMGIAIGKMVAEDPTFRVETDPDSGETILKGMGELHLDIKVDILKRTYGVELVVGQPQVAYRETITREIEDSYTHKKQSGGSGQYGKIDYRIRPGEPNSGFAFKSTVVGGSVPKEFMPAIEKGFESMMSTGTLAGFPVLDVEVEVFDGGFHAVDSSAIAFEIAAKGAFRQSMPKAGAQLLEPIMKVDVFTPEDHVGDVIGDLNRRRGMISGQEAGVTGVRIKGDVPLSEMFGYISTLRTMTSGRGQFSMEFSHYAPCPQNVADTVIAKEKEKKAAAAKN, from the coding sequence ATGACTATGTCAGCAGATTTATCCTTATACAGAAACATTGGTATCTTCGCCCACGTTGATGCCGGCAAAACAACTACTACCGAGCGTATCCTGAAACTGACCGGTAAAATCCATAAGATAGGTGAAGTTCACGAAGGTGAATCGACCACTGACTTCATGGTGCAAGAAGCTGAGCGTGGTATTACTATCCAGTCAGCAGCTGTTACCTGTTTCTGGAAAGGTCACCGCTTCAACGTTATCGATACACCAGGACACGTTGACTTCACAGTTGAAGTGTACCGTTCTCTGAAAGTATTAGACGGTGGTATCGGTGTATTCTGTGGTTCTGGCGGTGTTGAACCTCAGTCAGAAACTAACTGGCGTTATGCGAACGACGCGAAAGTATCTCGTCTGATTTTCGTAAACAAACTGGACCGTATCGGTGCTGATTTCATCCGTGTAACTGAACAGGTGAAAAACGTTCTGGGCGCTCAGCCATTAATCATGACTCTGCCAATCGGCCGCGAAGATACCTTCGTTGGTGTGGTTGACCTGCTGTCTGAAAAAGCTTTTGTGTGGGATGACTCTGGCCAGCCAGAAAACTACAAAGTAGTAGATATCCCAGCAGATATGGCTGACGATGTGGCTATGTACCGTGAACAGCTGATCGAAACAGCTGTTGAGCAAGACGACGACCTGTTAATGGCATACATGGAAGGCGAAATGCCGACTGTGGAACAAGTCAAAGCTTGTATCCGTAAAGGTACACGTGAACTGGCATTCTTCCCAACTTACTGTGGTTCAGCCTTTAAAAACAAAGGTATGCAATTACTGTTAGACGCTGTTGTTGATTACTTACCGTCCCCGACTGAAGTAAATCCACAGCCGCTGACTGACGAAGAAGGTAACGAGACTGGCGAATTCGCTATCGTTTCTGCTGACGAGCCGTTCCGCGCATTAGCGTTCAAGATCATGGATGACCGTTTCGGCGCCCTGACCTTTATCCGTATTTACTCTGGTGTTCTGAACAAGGGTGATACCCTGCTGAACTCATTCACAGGTAAAACCGAACGTATCGGCCGTATGGTTGAGATGAACGCAAACGACCGTACCGACCTGACGACAGCTCAGGCCGGTGACATTATCGCGCTGGTAGGTCTGAAGAACAACACCCAGACTGGTCACACTTTGTGTGATCCTAAAGTACCTTGTACTTTAGAACCAATGATTTTCCCAGAGCCGGTAATCTCTATCTCTGTTACACCAAAAGATAAAGGTTCTGTTGAGAAGATGGGTATCGCTATAGGTAAGATGGTGGCTGAAGATCCAACCTTCCGTGTTGAAACAGATCCGGATTCAGGCGAAACCATCCTCAAAGGTATGGGTGAACTGCACTTAGACATCAAAGTAGATATCTTAAAACGTACTTACGGTGTTGAATTAGTTGTAGGCCAGCCTCAGGTTGCTTACCGCGAAACGATTACTCGTGAAATTGAAGACAGCTACACCCACAAGAAGCAATCTGGTGGTTCAGGTCAGTACGGTAAAATCGACTACCGCATTCGTCCGGGTGAGCCAAACTCAGGCTTTGCTTTCAAATCAACAGTAGTTGGTGGTAGCGTTCCAAAAGAATTTATGCCTGCCATAGAAAAAGGCTTCGAGTCTATGATGTCAACCGGTACTCTGGCTGGCTTCCCGGTATTAGACGTTGAAGTTGAAGTATTCGACGGTGGTTTCCACGCAGTTGACTCATCAGCCATCGCGTTCGAAATCGCTGCCAAAGGTGCTTTCCGTCAATCTATGCCTAAAGCTGGCGCACAGCTGTTAGAACCAATCATGAAAGTTGACGTCTTCACACCTGAAGATCACGTCGGTGATGTGATCGGTGACTTAAACCGTCGTCGTGGCATGATTTCTGGTCAGGAAGCTGGCGTAACTGGCGTACGTATCAAAGGCGACGTACCACTGTCTGAGATGTTCGGTTACATCTCTACACTGCGTACTATGACTTCTGGCCGTGGTCAGTTCTCTATGGAATTCTCTCACTACGCTCCATGTCCACAAAACGTGGCTGACACTGTGATTGCAAAAGAGAAAGAAAAGAAAGCTGCAGCTGCTAAGAACTAA